A single window of Sporomusaceae bacterium DNA harbors:
- a CDS encoding STAS domain-containing protein: MLEHQITAVDDRVTVSLVGDIYVEDASVLREELLEKIQSGAKYFEFDMTKVGYIDSSGLGVLVAVQKQTVKMGGRVTLRGLNGLVSELFQLTRLNKVFEIVP; encoded by the coding sequence ATGCTGGAACACCAAATTACGGCCGTCGACGACCGGGTTACCGTATCTCTTGTGGGGGATATATACGTGGAGGATGCGTCGGTGTTGCGGGAAGAGCTGCTAGAAAAAATACAGAGCGGGGCCAAATACTTCGAATTCGATATGACGAAAGTCGGTTATATCGACAGTTCCGGACTCGGCGTATTGGTCGCGGTTCAAAAACAGACCGTGAAGATGGGCGGGCGAGTGACCTTGAGGGGGCTCAACGGTCTGGTAAGCGAACTTTTCCAATTAACCCGGTTGAATAAGGTATTCGAGATTGTGCCATGA
- a CDS encoding sigma-54 dependent transcriptional regulator — MKVLLVDDDVDSRTSVSRFLKVLGHHVDECGSAGEALIRLCDKCDFPVVLSDIKMPNMSGIDLLRAVSQLSLATNVVFFTGHGSMESAIEALRMGAYDYLLKPVNVDELAAVINRIEEQISPTKRGDSCLNAQPDEKMRKAKRTSWGNTNTINVFSNQMRRVVNAAIKYHTDRSIPVLIEGETGTGKELIARLIHDGGKPTNQPFIDINCAALQPSLFESELFGYKAGSFTGGMNKDQHGKFDAAQGGTIFLDEVGEIPLELQAKLLRVVQEREYYRVGGLSKVRTDARMVCATNVNLTEAVAEGKFRQDLYYRLRIGYIFIPPLRERKEEIMPLAMFFLNQFTRQRNKGFKRISEEASRAILGHQWFGNVRELRNTIEWAVFMHDGEELKPDHLENANFVTDIISGPVGALPEYLEKKGSLLDRHVDQIVLDALRKNNGNKTATAKYLGISRRSIYRLLEKAAK, encoded by the coding sequence GTGAAAGTTCTTTTGGTTGACGATGATGTTGACAGCCGGACAAGCGTAAGCCGGTTTCTCAAGGTATTGGGTCACCATGTCGACGAGTGCGGGAGCGCCGGCGAGGCGTTAATCAGGCTATGCGATAAATGTGATTTCCCTGTGGTGCTGTCGGATATCAAGATGCCGAATATGTCGGGGATCGATTTGCTACGTGCCGTTTCGCAGCTTTCCCTGGCGACGAATGTAGTGTTCTTCACTGGGCACGGTTCCATGGAATCGGCAATCGAAGCCCTGCGCATGGGAGCATACGATTACCTGCTCAAACCTGTCAATGTCGATGAGCTTGCGGCGGTCATAAATAGAATCGAAGAGCAGATATCGCCCACGAAGCGTGGAGACTCGTGCTTGAACGCACAACCGGATGAAAAAATGCGCAAGGCCAAGAGAACAAGCTGGGGAAATACCAATACAATCAACGTTTTTTCCAACCAGATGCGTCGGGTCGTAAATGCGGCGATAAAATACCATACGGACCGGTCAATACCGGTATTGATTGAGGGAGAAACCGGAACGGGTAAAGAGCTGATAGCCCGGCTTATCCATGACGGCGGCAAGCCAACCAATCAGCCGTTTATCGATATCAACTGTGCGGCGCTCCAGCCAAGTCTGTTTGAAAGTGAGTTGTTCGGGTATAAGGCTGGGTCTTTTACCGGCGGGATGAATAAGGACCAGCATGGCAAGTTCGACGCCGCACAGGGCGGAACGATCTTTTTGGACGAAGTGGGTGAGATTCCCCTGGAACTGCAGGCTAAACTGCTGCGGGTCGTCCAGGAACGGGAGTATTACCGAGTTGGCGGTCTTTCTAAAGTGCGCACAGATGCCAGGATGGTCTGTGCCACCAACGTAAACCTGACGGAGGCGGTGGCCGAAGGAAAGTTTCGTCAGGATCTTTATTACCGCCTCCGGATAGGATACATCTTCATTCCGCCACTGCGGGAGCGGAAAGAAGAAATTATGCCGCTCGCGATGTTTTTCCTGAACCAGTTTACCAGGCAAAGAAATAAGGGCTTTAAAAGGATAAGCGAGGAAGCTTCCCGGGCCATTTTGGGCCATCAATGGTTTGGAAATGTCCGCGAACTAAGGAACACGATCGAATGGGCGGTGTTCATGCATGATGGTGAGGAGCTTAAACCGGACCACCTGGAGAACGCCAATTTCGTGACTGATATTATCTCGGGACCGGTGGGGGCATTGCCTGAATACCTGGAGAAAAAGGGGTCGTTATTAGACAGACACGTCGACCAAATAGTATTGGACGCGCTGCGCAAAAACAACGGCAATAAGACGGCGACAGCCAAGTATCTGGGGATCTCCCGCCGCTCGATATACCGCCTGCTGGAGAAGGCGGCGAAATAA
- a CDS encoding PAS domain S-box protein — protein sequence METNKIWKDGKIIGFGIFPLLLIAVLVVVFHYYQEHYLFHIAVEVLTTGVSFGMFIIALNTYRISRNHFFVFLGLAFGSVGLLNLLHALAGYGFVEHKLWLESLSQQPLWLAARLIESISLLASFYFLRRNIKSTAILLAYTLILAVLAIFIRNADQRMILEVAGLNVVLLGGAFYLLNKNRERIAGVVYRFMFLALLTAIGCELIQVNTTVESNAFMVAHVLNYLSFYFMYKALIEATLQAPYQTMFHDLCAANSNLKNELSGREKAETALKTSERKYRAVVNSLPDFLFRMLADGTIVEIMPTKQFAAQIFPGDESKNIYDILPDDIADSYVAKAREALTDDSVKMLEYRINADGVRCDREARLFSSGEQEVLVLVRDVTEQNKNLSESRMLYHAIKQSASMVVITDIQGDIVFVNPKFSETTGYTAEEAIGRNVRVLNSGYHTQEHYKRLWDTILAGKAWYGEFKNKKKNGELYWESASISAFRNREGVITRFVAVKEDITERRLAEQRLRQSENRYRSLLEQSSDGIFTFDPNTGKVEEANSRFMAMLGYSSAEIVELTLGDISVSKEADALAECRQKLDENQTVTGLRQFRTKDNRLLFVEISASMVLVDARHVVMINVRDVTENRRRQEALHNDFRLAAAVQHSFLPPPVTMDRVCIETIFEPVHLVSGDLYGYKWLSNGKKLSGFLFDIMGHGLATTLKTSALMILFSQAFESDISLKEKMGWVNAEAMRYFNDDSFAAAFCFEIDLDNGTLTYVAGGITHFLASINSVSGQIVCEGSLVGIENDAVYEENTIHISSGDNFFFITDGFQKLLPQDELNLTDFDASVAWLRRLTQSEGRRDDCSALCISIK from the coding sequence GTGGAAACTAATAAGATCTGGAAGGATGGCAAGATTATCGGCTTCGGTATCTTTCCCTTATTGTTGATTGCCGTTCTGGTAGTAGTTTTTCATTATTATCAGGAACATTATCTTTTTCATATCGCAGTCGAAGTGCTGACGACAGGCGTCAGTTTTGGTATGTTCATAATTGCCCTGAATACCTACCGGATTTCCCGCAACCACTTCTTTGTATTTTTGGGATTGGCCTTCGGCTCCGTGGGACTTCTGAATCTATTGCACGCGCTGGCCGGCTATGGATTTGTCGAGCATAAATTGTGGCTGGAGTCCTTGAGTCAGCAGCCATTATGGCTTGCGGCACGCTTGATCGAGAGCATCTCGTTGCTTGCCTCGTTTTACTTCCTGAGACGCAACATAAAATCGACGGCGATATTGCTGGCATATACCCTCATATTGGCGGTATTGGCTATATTTATCAGGAACGCGGATCAAAGGATGATCCTCGAAGTCGCCGGTCTAAACGTCGTGTTATTAGGCGGCGCGTTCTATTTGCTCAATAAAAACCGGGAGCGAATTGCCGGCGTGGTATACCGGTTTATGTTTCTGGCGCTGCTAACGGCCATCGGCTGTGAACTGATACAAGTAAATACAACCGTCGAATCAAATGCCTTCATGGTCGCGCATGTGCTTAATTACCTGTCGTTCTATTTCATGTATAAGGCGCTGATCGAGGCAACGTTGCAAGCGCCTTATCAAACAATGTTCCATGATTTATGCGCCGCAAACAGTAATCTTAAAAACGAATTATCGGGGCGCGAAAAGGCGGAAACTGCGTTAAAAACCAGCGAGAGAAAGTACCGCGCTGTTGTCAATTCCCTGCCGGATTTCCTCTTTCGTATGCTGGCGGATGGCACCATCGTCGAGATCATGCCGACAAAGCAGTTCGCCGCCCAGATCTTTCCCGGCGACGAAAGTAAGAATATCTACGACATTCTTCCGGACGATATCGCTGATAGCTATGTAGCGAAGGCGCGGGAGGCACTGACGGACGATTCGGTAAAAATGCTCGAATACCGGATAAATGCCGACGGCGTCAGATGTGACCGCGAAGCCAGACTGTTTTCCAGCGGTGAGCAAGAGGTGCTGGTGCTGGTCCGCGACGTAACCGAGCAAAACAAAAATCTTAGCGAAAGCCGCATGCTGTACCATGCCATTAAACAAAGCGCCAGCATGGTTGTTATAACCGACATCCAAGGGGACATTGTTTTCGTCAACCCCAAGTTTAGCGAAACCACGGGATATACGGCAGAGGAGGCTATCGGCCGGAATGTCCGGGTTCTGAATTCAGGGTATCATACGCAGGAACATTACAAGCGGCTTTGGGACACAATTCTCGCCGGAAAGGCCTGGTACGGAGAATTCAAAAACAAAAAAAAGAACGGTGAACTGTATTGGGAGTCGGCGAGCATCTCGGCGTTCCGCAACCGGGAAGGGGTTATCACCCGCTTCGTCGCCGTAAAAGAAGATATAACCGAGCGCCGGCTGGCTGAACAGCGGCTGCGGCAAAGCGAGAATAGATACCGGTCGTTGCTCGAACAATCCTCCGACGGCATTTTTACCTTTGACCCCAATACCGGGAAGGTCGAGGAGGCCAACAGCCGTTTTATGGCGATGCTCGGCTACAGTTCGGCGGAGATTGTGGAGCTTACTCTCGGGGATATCAGTGTATCGAAAGAAGCCGATGCTTTGGCGGAATGCCGGCAAAAGCTCGATGAAAATCAAACAGTTACCGGTCTCCGTCAATTTCGAACCAAAGACAATAGATTGCTTTTCGTCGAAATCAGCGCATCCATGGTGCTCGTCGACGCCCGGCATGTTGTCATGATCAATGTCCGTGACGTAACGGAAAACCGCCGCCGGCAAGAGGCGCTACACAATGATTTCCGCCTGGCCGCCGCTGTCCAGCACAGTTTTTTGCCGCCTCCTGTTACAATGGACCGGGTTTGCATCGAGACCATCTTCGAGCCGGTCCATCTCGTCAGCGGGGACTTATATGGCTACAAGTGGTTAAGTAACGGGAAAAAACTATCGGGCTTCTTATTCGACATCATGGGACACGGTCTGGCAACCACGTTAAAGACTTCAGCGCTAATGATTCTTTTTTCCCAGGCATTTGAAAGTGATATATCCCTGAAGGAAAAAATGGGCTGGGTGAACGCAGAGGCGATGCGATATTTTAACGATGACTCCTTCGCCGCCGCGTTTTGTTTCGAGATCGACCTTGACAACGGGACGCTTACTTATGTGGCCGGAGGGATCACCCATTTCTTAGCTTCGATAAACAGTGTGTCCGGTCAAATAGTGTGTGAAGGTTCGCTGGTAGGCATCGAAAACGATGCGGTCTATGAGGAGAATACCATCCACATCAGTTCGGGAGACAACTTCTTTTTTATCACCGACGGATTTCAGAAGCTTCTACCGCAGGATGAACTGAATTTGACAGATTTTGATGCGTCCGTCGCGTGGTTGCGCCGACTGACCCAGTCGGAGGGTAGACGCGACGACTGCTCCGCCCTGTGTATCTCAATCAAGTGA
- a CDS encoding AAA family ATPase, whose amino-acid sequence MMDIPALEAKDKFFKYIAKHPKIKGLHEEIISIVKEQVGSPIVLVYGPTGVGKTTLLKLVAETLNQEMSADTGSSGHIAVARTEVISPSQGNGIDWADFYHRLLADLKDPVLRPQGSLFPQTSFATITERRGETQLRRTLENAIKFRRPKAILIDEAQHWCSVRSSWVLRKQLDILKSLANCAEVPIILFGTYDLLAMRNLNGQLGRRCREVHFPRYNPNDQEDMKTFCSLINTFVQAMPFENKPDLLSEVELIFLRTFGCTGTLKSWLDNAVSFALNQGHKELTKELFINRAPSLETAHAIARETIYSENAIKETPEMNRELREMLLTSKLPAADIPAPQRMLPIKKRRVGECKPQRRACGGMS is encoded by the coding sequence ATGATGGATATTCCGGCATTAGAAGCGAAGGACAAGTTCTTCAAGTATATCGCAAAGCACCCCAAAATCAAAGGACTTCACGAGGAGATAATCAGTATCGTCAAGGAGCAGGTAGGAAGCCCAATTGTGTTAGTATATGGACCCACTGGTGTCGGAAAGACAACGCTGCTAAAGTTGGTTGCAGAAACTCTAAACCAGGAAATGTCAGCAGATACGGGTTCTTCAGGGCATATTGCGGTTGCTAGAACAGAAGTAATCAGCCCGAGCCAAGGAAATGGAATCGACTGGGCCGACTTTTATCATCGACTGTTAGCCGACTTAAAGGACCCGGTTTTGCGACCTCAGGGCTCCCTCTTCCCGCAGACCTCGTTCGCGACGATTACTGAACGTCGAGGGGAAACGCAGTTACGTCGTACCCTTGAAAACGCAATTAAATTTCGACGACCTAAGGCTATTCTTATTGACGAAGCACAACATTGGTGTTCTGTCCGAAGCTCGTGGGTTCTCAGGAAGCAGCTCGATATCTTGAAGTCGTTGGCAAATTGTGCCGAAGTACCCATTATACTGTTTGGAACTTATGACCTCTTGGCAATGCGTAATTTAAATGGTCAGCTTGGTAGACGTTGTCGTGAAGTACACTTTCCACGTTATAATCCGAACGACCAAGAAGACATGAAAACGTTTTGCAGCCTGATTAATACTTTTGTGCAAGCAATGCCTTTTGAGAATAAGCCTGATTTGCTATCAGAGGTCGAGTTAATATTTCTAAGGACATTCGGTTGTACGGGAACTTTAAAGAGTTGGCTGGATAACGCAGTCTCCTTTGCATTAAATCAAGGGCATAAGGAACTGACGAAGGAATTGTTTATTAATAGAGCCCCGAGTCTCGAAACTGCACATGCAATAGCTAGGGAGACAATATATAGTGAAAATGCTATAAAGGAGACTCCAGAAATGAATCGCGAGTTGCGGGAGATGTTGCTTACATCAAAATTACCCGCCGCAGATATTCCGGCGCCTCAACGTATGCTCCCAATAAAGAAGAGAAGGGTCGGCGAGTGCAAACCTCAAAGACGAGCATGTGGTGGAATGTCCTAA
- a CDS encoding ATP-binding protein: MQGQAAYQLANGEKYYRFLLNSITDAVFVFLLHPIERVDAFVDVNEAACKQLEFSREDLLQMNPTDICAEVSKRDISLILRKGTDTETVIETVLLTKTGRAIPVELNANIIDLDGQRLVILVARDISRRKKAEELLRLRLKNEQIVAAISKKLVCPIKDVEGRIQEVLRDVGEFAGADRCFVILDKDEGFRSEITHFWAKEYDDRYTNFQSLDREQYSWGVEKLWEYDYLAISSVGELPPEARSERQFMEYFGLKSVLLIRITVAGNIMGYLGLGMIYNEIEWDCDAISWLKTVSELIVNSVERKRFFEDICMREKEREALLNAIPDLKFRMNREGIITSAQGGTFEPFRPFAEQVGKSLYELFPAELAELYLGHIKAALTTGVVQVFEFKINTGENKQFREARIVAYNDEEAIVLVRDITRKRVAEQENLEAHRLVEQAQTMASLGVMATSIAHEINQPLNSIKVSAAGAVYAAREKIRHSKAGMLREFESIARQADRIDSIIKSIRALVKHDYSSHEPVLLHAVAERAIDIVANQPLFEGVTLRANIEDNLPAVRGNTLHFEQVIVNLLQNAAQSLVDVTGREKVIEIKAVARGGIVLEVLDNGTGISEEELMRIFEPFSSRHPKETNMGLGLAIVHNIVSAYNGHIYAYNNSSGGAIFRIIFPPESGIAG; the protein is encoded by the coding sequence TTGCAGGGCCAAGCGGCGTACCAGTTAGCAAACGGAGAGAAGTATTATCGGTTTCTTCTCAACAGTATAACCGATGCTGTTTTTGTGTTTCTGCTGCATCCAATCGAAAGAGTGGATGCTTTTGTTGATGTCAACGAAGCAGCCTGCAAGCAGCTAGAATTCTCCAGAGAGGACCTTCTCCAAATGAATCCGACAGATATATGCGCAGAGGTATCGAAACGCGACATATCTTTGATTCTTAGAAAGGGTACTGACACAGAAACGGTGATTGAAACAGTGCTCCTAACAAAAACAGGGCGTGCGATTCCTGTGGAACTCAACGCCAATATTATTGATTTGGACGGACAGCGGCTTGTGATATTGGTTGCGCGCGATATAAGCCGGCGCAAGAAAGCGGAAGAACTTCTAAGGTTGAGACTAAAAAACGAGCAGATAGTTGCCGCAATATCGAAAAAACTGGTTTGCCCCATTAAAGATGTGGAAGGCAGAATCCAAGAAGTCCTGCGAGATGTCGGTGAGTTCGCTGGAGCCGATCGTTGTTTCGTCATACTGGACAAAGATGAGGGTTTCAGGAGCGAAATAACACACTTTTGGGCTAAGGAATATGATGATCGTTATACAAATTTTCAAAGCTTAGATCGTGAACAGTATAGTTGGGGAGTAGAGAAACTCTGGGAATACGACTACCTGGCGATCTCATCGGTGGGTGAACTGCCGCCGGAAGCTCGAAGCGAAAGACAGTTTATGGAGTACTTCGGTCTCAAATCGGTGCTGCTAATTCGGATAACGGTTGCAGGAAATATCATGGGTTATCTGGGGTTAGGCATGATTTACAACGAGATCGAATGGGATTGCGATGCAATCTCCTGGTTGAAAACAGTCTCCGAATTAATAGTCAATTCGGTCGAGCGCAAGCGCTTCTTCGAAGATATATGCATGCGGGAGAAGGAAAGGGAGGCGCTGCTAAACGCAATTCCCGATCTGAAATTCCGAATGAATCGCGAAGGCATAATAACCTCTGCGCAGGGAGGCACATTTGAGCCATTTCGCCCTTTTGCAGAGCAGGTTGGCAAAAGTTTGTACGAGCTTTTTCCTGCGGAACTGGCCGAACTTTATCTGGGCCACATTAAGGCGGCACTAACGACTGGAGTCGTACAGGTCTTTGAGTTTAAAATCAATACGGGAGAGAATAAGCAATTCCGTGAGGCAAGAATCGTCGCTTACAACGATGAAGAAGCGATAGTGTTGGTGCGGGATATCACCAGAAAGAGGGTTGCGGAGCAGGAAAACCTCGAAGCTCACAGACTGGTAGAGCAGGCGCAGACGATGGCCTCACTGGGAGTTATGGCCACCAGTATTGCTCACGAGATTAACCAGCCGCTTAACTCGATAAAGGTATCAGCAGCCGGGGCAGTATATGCGGCCAGAGAAAAGATTAGACACTCTAAGGCGGGTATGCTAAGAGAGTTCGAGTCGATAGCGAGGCAGGCAGACCGTATCGACTCGATAATAAAAAGTATCAGGGCGCTGGTCAAGCATGATTATTCCAGTCACGAGCCCGTTCTTCTACACGCCGTGGCCGAACGGGCGATCGATATAGTTGCCAATCAGCCGCTATTCGAGGGAGTTACCCTCAGGGCGAATATAGAGGATAATCTTCCTGCAGTGCGGGGAAACACTTTGCACTTTGAGCAGGTAATCGTAAATCTTCTGCAGAACGCCGCGCAATCACTTGTGGATGTAACCGGTCGTGAAAAGGTCATTGAGATTAAGGCCGTGGCTAGAGGGGGCATCGTCCTAGAGGTTCTCGACAACGGTACAGGCATAAGCGAAGAAGAACTGATGAGAATTTTCGAGCCGTTTTCTTCGCGACATCCCAAAGAGACGAATATGGGATTGGGCCTGGCGATAGTGCATAATATCGTAAGCGCTTATAACGGCCATATATATGCTTACAATAATTCTTCCGGGGGGGCAATTTTCCGGATCATCTTTCCACCAGAATCAGGAATTGCGGGTTAG
- a CDS encoding ATP-binding protein: MTYKFNSCLKLRFYDWDGFRYVRTLIREYFQQFIPRHSILMEVAINEAVNNALKYGRTTKGISLTLGVRNNEVVAEVRDYSAGFDFQEHLKQAGREEFPEMVLDNDCGRGIFLMKAAADKLSYNKRGNRVRMTKKMPGSSDISG; encoded by the coding sequence ATGACATACAAATTTAATTCATGTTTAAAACTGAGGTTTTACGATTGGGACGGTTTCCGCTATGTTCGCACTCTCATCCGGGAATACTTCCAACAATTTATCCCAAGGCACTCCATCCTTATGGAAGTGGCGATTAACGAGGCGGTGAACAATGCTCTCAAGTACGGACGGACCACGAAGGGAATTTCGCTGACACTAGGTGTGCGCAACAACGAAGTAGTCGCTGAAGTAAGAGACTACAGCGCAGGTTTTGATTTTCAGGAGCATCTGAAGCAGGCCGGCAGGGAGGAGTTTCCCGAAATGGTGCTGGACAACGACTGCGGGCGGGGTATATTCCTCATGAAAGCTGCGGCGGATAAACTGAGTTATAACAAGCGCGGAAACCGGGTCCGGATGACAAAAAAGATGCCGGGTAGTAGCGATATTTCCGGTTAA
- a CDS encoding diguanylate cyclase: protein MKMTKISCDVSECRQVQIAYREIQERYAAILGALPDMVLRVDNSGKILDLHVPDGFVTLFDNSKDCFGNLCEFLPKNLAQKYLCNVHKALDEGKSRSFTYEVLVSGEKRFRAVRVLAAKSRQEVLILVRDVTESHEAESRLREMSIKDSLTGLYNRRFFEGELQRLEDGDHSAIGIIACDVDGLKLVNDSLGHITGDMHLKILAGILTKCFREEDIIARMGGDEFAIILPGCNEQILDKACQRIRNEIEKCFASDRSLPLTLSIGYALSSGQRGDLNEVLREADNNMYREKFHSSQSTRSAIVEIVMRLLKARDLITEAHVARIEELLVRFGKRHGLQHNRISTLRLLAKFHDIGKVGIPDRILFKPGKLTAEEYQEVKRHSEIGYRIAKASVELCPLSDFILKHHERWDGNGYPLGLTGTEIPLEARMLAIADAYDAMTSDRPYRKAMSMEDALTELKSCAGTQFDPSLVAIFNQLIESEAYSTPESSVI from the coding sequence ATGAAAATGACGAAAATAAGCTGCGATGTGTCCGAGTGCAGGCAGGTGCAGATAGCTTACCGCGAAATCCAGGAAAGGTATGCCGCTATACTCGGCGCGTTGCCGGATATGGTGCTGAGGGTGGATAACAGCGGCAAAATACTGGACCTCCATGTTCCCGATGGGTTTGTTACGCTTTTTGACAATAGCAAGGACTGCTTTGGAAATTTGTGCGAGTTTCTTCCCAAGAACCTAGCCCAAAAGTATCTTTGTAATGTTCACAAGGCCTTGGACGAAGGTAAATCGCGGTCGTTCACTTACGAAGTTCTTGTCAGCGGAGAAAAAAGGTTTCGCGCAGTGCGGGTCCTAGCAGCGAAAAGCCGTCAGGAAGTTTTGATTCTTGTCCGGGATGTGACGGAAAGCCATGAGGCTGAAAGTCGCTTAAGAGAAATGTCGATAAAGGATTCTTTGACCGGATTATACAACCGGCGGTTTTTTGAAGGCGAATTGCAACGGCTTGAAGACGGTGATCACTCCGCCATCGGGATCATAGCCTGCGATGTCGACGGCCTAAAACTGGTCAACGATTCTTTGGGACATATTACCGGGGATATGCATCTGAAGATACTGGCCGGGATACTTACGAAATGTTTCCGGGAAGAAGACATAATAGCCCGGATGGGCGGGGACGAGTTTGCTATTATATTGCCGGGCTGCAATGAGCAAATTTTGGACAAGGCCTGCCAAAGAATACGAAACGAGATCGAAAAGTGTTTTGCGTCGGACCGGTCGCTACCGCTTACGCTCTCGATTGGGTACGCGCTCAGCAGTGGGCAACGGGGCGACCTCAACGAAGTGCTGCGGGAAGCCGATAATAACATGTACCGCGAAAAGTTCCACAGCAGCCAAAGCACACGCAGCGCTATTGTGGAGATCGTAATGCGGCTGCTCAAAGCCCGCGACCTTATAACCGAGGCGCACGTTGCCAGAATCGAGGAACTGCTTGTGCGGTTCGGTAAGCGCCATGGGCTGCAGCACAATAGAATATCGACACTACGACTGCTCGCTAAATTCCATGATATCGGCAAGGTGGGGATTCCGGACCGGATACTGTTTAAGCCCGGAAAGCTGACAGCCGAGGAGTATCAGGAAGTAAAACGCCATAGCGAGATTGGCTACCGTATCGCCAAAGCGTCCGTGGAGCTCTGTCCGCTGTCAGATTTTATTCTCAAGCATCATGAACGCTGGGACGGCAACGGTTATCCGCTTGGCCTGACGGGAACCGAGATACCCCTGGAAGCCAGAATGCTCGCGATAGCGGATGCATACGACGCCATGACCAGCGATAGACCGTATCGTAAAGCCATGTCTATGGAAGACGCGCTAACCGAGCTTAAGTCATGCGCCGGAACCCAGTTCGATCCCTCCCTGGTAGCGATATTTAACCAATTGATCGAATCAGAAGCATACTCTACGCCGGAAAGCAGTGTTATATAA